The following proteins come from a genomic window of Micromonospora echinofusca:
- a CDS encoding Tex family protein codes for MTLSVHQRIADELGVAERQVRAAVELLDGGATVPFIARYRKEATGLLDDTQLRTLEERLRYLRELDERRAAVLESVRGQGKLDEALEAQIMAADSKSRLEDIYLPYKPKRRTRAQIAREAGLEPLAESLLTDPSQDPREAAAGYVDAEKGVADPAAALEGARAILIERFAEDADLIGTLREQMWSRGRLVSRVRDGQEAAGAKFADYFDFAEPYPKLPSHRILAMFRGEKEGVLDLTMEPEEAGDADAVPTGPSRYEAVIAGRFGVTDKGRPADRWLADTVRWAWRTRILIHLGADLRMRLWQAAEEEAVRVFATNLRDLLLAAPAGTRPTMGLDPGLRTGVKVAVVDATGKVVATDTIYPHEPRRQWDASIETLARLAGAHGVELVAIGNGTASRETDKLAGELIKRYPQLNLTKVVVSEAGASVYSASAYASQELPGLDVSLRGAVSIARRLQDPLAELVKIDPRSIGVGQYQHDLSEVKLSRSLDAVVEDCVNAVGVDVNTASAPLLTRVSGIGAGLAENIVLHRDANGPFRTRAELRKVARLGPKAFEQCAGFLRIPGGDDPLDSSSVHPEAYPVVRRILSKTGQDLQSLIGRSNILRGLRATDFVDDTFGLPTVTDILAELEKPGRDPRPEFRTATFVEGVEKISDLVPGMVLEGVVTNVAAFGAFVDVGVHQDGLVHVSAMSRTFVKDPREVVKSGDVVRVKVLDVDVPRKRISLTLRLEDDAEAGRGEPQGGGRRERGGGQGGGGQGGGRGGPGAGGRGGQGGSRGGQGGGREGRGGGPQQRQGRGGGAAAPANDAMAEALRRAGLA; via the coding sequence GTGACCCTCTCTGTTCATCAGCGGATCGCCGACGAGCTCGGCGTCGCCGAGCGTCAGGTACGGGCGGCCGTGGAGCTGCTCGACGGCGGCGCCACCGTGCCGTTCATCGCCCGCTACCGCAAGGAGGCCACCGGCCTGCTCGACGACACCCAGCTGCGCACCCTGGAGGAGCGGCTGCGCTACCTGCGCGAGCTGGACGAGCGGCGCGCGGCGGTGCTGGAGTCGGTCCGCGGGCAGGGCAAGCTCGACGAGGCCCTGGAAGCGCAGATCATGGCGGCCGACTCGAAGTCCCGCCTGGAGGACATCTACCTGCCCTACAAGCCCAAGCGCCGCACGCGGGCGCAGATCGCCCGCGAGGCCGGGCTTGAGCCGCTGGCCGAGTCGCTGCTGACCGACCCGTCGCAGGACCCCCGGGAGGCCGCCGCCGGCTACGTCGACGCGGAGAAGGGCGTGGCCGACCCGGCCGCCGCACTGGAGGGCGCCCGGGCCATCCTCATCGAGCGTTTCGCCGAGGACGCCGACCTGATCGGCACGCTGCGCGAGCAGATGTGGTCGCGGGGCCGGCTGGTCTCCCGCGTACGCGACGGGCAGGAGGCGGCCGGCGCCAAGTTCGCCGACTACTTCGACTTCGCCGAGCCGTACCCGAAGCTGCCCTCGCACCGGATCCTCGCCATGTTCCGGGGCGAGAAGGAGGGTGTGCTCGACCTGACGATGGAGCCCGAGGAGGCCGGCGACGCCGACGCGGTGCCGACCGGGCCGAGCCGCTACGAGGCGGTGATCGCGGGGCGGTTCGGCGTCACCGACAAGGGCCGGCCGGCGGACCGGTGGCTGGCCGACACGGTGCGCTGGGCCTGGCGCACCCGGATCCTCATCCACCTCGGGGCCGACCTGCGGATGCGCCTGTGGCAGGCGGCCGAGGAGGAGGCGGTACGGGTCTTCGCCACCAACCTGCGGGACCTGCTGCTCGCCGCGCCGGCCGGCACCCGGCCCACCATGGGGCTGGACCCGGGCCTGCGTACCGGGGTGAAGGTCGCCGTCGTGGACGCCACCGGCAAGGTGGTCGCCACCGACACGATCTACCCGCACGAGCCGCGCCGGCAGTGGGACGCCTCGATCGAGACCCTCGCCCGGCTGGCCGGGGCGCACGGCGTCGAGCTGGTCGCCATCGGCAACGGCACCGCCAGCCGGGAGACCGACAAGCTCGCCGGTGAGCTGATCAAGCGGTACCCGCAGCTCAACCTGACGAAGGTGGTGGTCTCCGAGGCCGGCGCGTCGGTCTACTCCGCCTCCGCGTACGCCTCGCAGGAGCTGCCCGGGCTGGACGTCTCGCTGCGCGGCGCGGTCTCCATCGCCCGGCGTCTGCAGGACCCGCTCGCCGAGCTGGTGAAGATCGACCCGCGCTCGATCGGCGTCGGCCAGTACCAGCACGACCTGTCCGAGGTGAAGCTCTCCCGGTCGCTGGACGCGGTGGTCGAGGACTGCGTCAACGCGGTGGGCGTGGACGTCAACACCGCCTCCGCGCCGCTGCTGACCCGGGTTTCGGGCATCGGCGCCGGGCTGGCGGAGAACATCGTGCTGCACCGCGACGCGAACGGGCCGTTCCGCACCCGCGCGGAGCTGAGGAAGGTCGCCCGGCTCGGGCCGAAGGCCTTCGAGCAGTGCGCCGGCTTCCTGCGCATCCCCGGCGGCGACGACCCGCTGGACTCCTCCAGCGTGCACCCCGAGGCGTACCCGGTGGTGCGCCGGATCCTGTCCAAGACGGGGCAGGACCTGCAGTCGCTGATCGGCAGGAGCAACATCCTGCGGGGGCTGCGGGCCACCGACTTCGTCGACGACACCTTCGGTCTGCCCACCGTCACCGACATCCTCGCCGAGTTGGAGAAGCCGGGCCGCGACCCGCGGCCGGAGTTCCGCACCGCCACCTTCGTCGAGGGGGTGGAGAAGATCAGCGACCTGGTGCCGGGCATGGTGCTGGAGGGCGTGGTGACCAACGTGGCCGCGTTCGGCGCGTTCGTGGACGTCGGCGTGCACCAGGACGGGCTCGTGCACGTCTCGGCTATGTCCCGCACGTTCGTCAAGGACCCGCGTGAGGTGGTCAAGTCCGGCGACGTGGTCCGGGTCAAGGTGCTGGACGTCGACGTACCCCGCAAGCGGATCTCGCTCACCCTCCGGTTGGAGGACGACGCGGAGGCGGGGCGCGGCGAACCGCAGGGCGGTGGCCGGCGGGAGCGCGGCGGCGGGCAGGGCGGCGGCGGGCAGGGCGGCGGCCGTGGCGGCCCGGGCGCCGGTGGCCGCGGTGGACAGGGCGGCAGTCGCGGCGGGCAGGGCGGTGGCCGGGAGGGCCGCGGCGGCGGGCCGCAGCAGCGGCAGGGCCGCGGCGGTGGCGCGGCGGCGCCGGCCAACGACGCGATGGCGGAGGCACTGCGCCGCGCCGGCCTCGCCTGA
- a CDS encoding aminotransferase class I/II-fold pyridoxal phosphate-dependent enzyme codes for MSRTIYLSPPDVGPLEESYVLAALRSGWVAPVGPDLDAFESEVARRVGTQGAVAVSSGTAALHLALLGVGVGPGDVVIVPTLTFVATANAVRYIGARPVFVDCDPHSGNIDVALLAELLGRLRERGERIAAVVPVDMFGSCVDYTALLPVCAEADVPVVEDAAEALGAHHHGRAAGSFGRIGALSFNGNKIITTSGGGMLVSDDPALLSRARHLATQAREPTPHYEHRETGFNYRLSNLLAALGRAQLVRLDGMIWRRRQLREHYAKLFASVPGVELVGAEDAEANCWLTCIRVDPQRSGWRAAELGAHLAGRDIETRPVWKPMHRQPVFAGAESLLTGAADALFADGLTLPSGSALTEQQVTSVLGAIDEFLTARVGATTA; via the coding sequence GTGAGCCGGACCATCTACCTCTCCCCGCCCGACGTCGGGCCGCTGGAGGAGTCGTACGTCCTCGCGGCCCTCCGGTCGGGCTGGGTGGCCCCGGTCGGCCCGGACCTCGACGCCTTCGAGAGCGAGGTGGCCCGGCGGGTCGGCACGCAGGGCGCGGTGGCGGTCAGCTCCGGAACCGCCGCGTTGCACCTGGCCCTGCTCGGTGTCGGCGTCGGCCCCGGAGATGTCGTCATCGTGCCGACGTTGACCTTCGTCGCCACGGCCAACGCGGTCCGCTACATCGGCGCGCGGCCCGTCTTCGTCGACTGTGATCCGCACAGTGGCAACATCGACGTCGCCCTGCTGGCCGAACTGCTGGGTCGACTGCGCGAGCGGGGTGAACGGATCGCCGCCGTGGTTCCGGTCGACATGTTCGGCAGCTGCGTCGACTACACGGCGCTGCTGCCGGTGTGCGCCGAGGCGGACGTGCCGGTGGTCGAGGACGCCGCGGAGGCGTTGGGCGCGCACCACCACGGCCGGGCCGCCGGCTCGTTCGGTCGGATCGGCGCGCTGTCGTTCAACGGCAACAAGATCATCACGACGTCGGGCGGCGGCATGCTGGTCTCCGACGACCCGGCGCTGCTGAGCCGGGCCCGGCACCTCGCGACCCAGGCGCGGGAACCCACGCCGCACTACGAGCATCGTGAGACCGGCTTCAACTACCGCCTGAGCAACCTGCTCGCCGCGCTGGGTCGGGCCCAGCTGGTACGGCTGGACGGGATGATCTGGCGCCGCCGGCAACTCCGCGAGCACTACGCCAAACTGTTCGCGTCGGTGCCGGGCGTCGAGCTGGTCGGTGCCGAGGACGCCGAAGCCAACTGCTGGCTCACGTGCATCCGCGTCGACCCGCAGCGGTCCGGTTGGCGTGCCGCCGAACTGGGTGCGCACCTGGCCGGCCGGGACATCGAGACGCGCCCGGTGTGGAAACCGATGCACCGCCAGCCGGTCTTCGCGGGTGCCGAGAGCCTGCTGACCGGTGCCGCCGACGCGCTCTTCGCCGACGGGCTCACGTTGCCGAGCGGCAGCGCGCTCACCGAGCAGCAGGTGACGTCGGTCCTCGGGGCGATCGACGAGTTTCTGACCGCCCGCGTGGGCGCGACGACAGCGTGA
- a CDS encoding glycosyltransferase family 4 protein — MTSTDEKQAPGRERQPASRPLRIAVLIKTNDGGLWILPQVEAMRQRGHEVVVVLPPGAGRLSDELRRRHFDVVDCPFPFRPGPSMLAGLWRLRRLIRQLRPDVLQYHLIASAYVARMATVGLPVRRVHTVAGPLYLDSPVIRAAERLLWRLDDTIICGCANASERYGALGCPAPRRAVATYGVDTSAFDPTSAGPGTRLTARAELGIPRDAFLAVMVAYVYPPKRLVHGGRGIKGHDVLLAAWPEFRRRHPDAHLLLVGGGWTPAGVAHRRELIERFRVAEDPTITWLETVPDVRPCYHAADVSVSPSLSESHGAAVEAGAMGVPSIVSDAGGLPETVDERSGWVVPRDDPAALLDALEHAYGEFEAGTLAGRGKAARDRMVELFDNRRTARTVTDVCERVATGAGHR, encoded by the coding sequence GTGACATCGACCGACGAGAAGCAGGCGCCGGGGCGGGAGCGGCAGCCGGCGAGCAGACCACTCCGGATCGCCGTTCTGATCAAGACGAACGACGGTGGGCTCTGGATCCTGCCGCAGGTGGAGGCCATGCGTCAGCGGGGACACGAGGTCGTCGTGGTGCTCCCACCCGGCGCCGGCCGGCTCAGCGACGAGCTGCGCCGGCGCCACTTCGACGTGGTCGACTGCCCGTTCCCCTTCCGGCCGGGGCCGTCGATGCTGGCGGGGCTGTGGCGGCTCCGGCGCCTCATCCGCCAGCTGCGACCCGACGTGCTGCAATACCACCTGATCGCGTCCGCGTACGTGGCCCGGATGGCGACGGTCGGCCTGCCGGTGCGCCGGGTGCACACCGTGGCGGGGCCGCTCTACCTCGACTCCCCCGTGATCAGAGCGGCCGAACGTCTGCTGTGGCGGTTGGACGACACCATCATCTGCGGCTGCGCGAACGCCTCCGAGCGGTACGGCGCCCTGGGCTGTCCCGCGCCGCGCCGGGCCGTCGCCACGTACGGGGTGGACACCAGCGCCTTCGACCCCACGAGCGCGGGCCCCGGGACCCGGCTGACCGCCCGCGCCGAACTGGGCATCCCCCGCGACGCCTTCCTCGCCGTCATGGTCGCCTACGTGTACCCGCCGAAGCGGCTCGTCCACGGCGGGCGCGGCATCAAGGGACACGACGTGCTGCTGGCAGCGTGGCCGGAGTTCCGACGGCGGCACCCGGACGCACACCTGCTGCTGGTCGGCGGCGGTTGGACGCCGGCGGGAGTGGCGCACCGCCGGGAGCTGATCGAACGGTTCCGGGTCGCCGAGGATCCGACCATCACCTGGTTGGAGACCGTGCCCGACGTCCGTCCCTGCTACCACGCCGCCGACGTGAGCGTGAGCCCGTCGTTGAGCGAGAGCCACGGCGCGGCGGTCGAGGCGGGGGCGATGGGCGTGCCGAGCATCGTCAGCGACGCCGGCGGTCTCCCGGAGACGGTCGACGAGCGGTCCGGCTGGGTGGTGCCGCGCGACGATCCGGCGGCGCTGCTGGACGCGCTGGAGCACGCCTACGGCGAGTTCGAGGCCGGCACGCTGGCGGGCCGAGGCAAGGCTGCCCGGGACCGGATGGTCGAGCTGTTCGACAACCGGCGGACCGCCCGCACGGTCACCGACGTCTGCGAGCGGGTCGCGACCGGGGCGGGGCACCGGTGA
- a CDS encoding acetyltransferase: MTIPLVVVGCGGHGREVLTIARAMDVDARRPRWRLLGFVDDRPSEENLKRVQRLDVPFLGGVAWLRDAPPDTHHVIGIGDPRIRRAVARRVEDHGTAAASVVHPAATIGPDIVHGPGFVAFPGARVTTNVTLGRHVHLNQNATVGHDSTLADFVSVNPLAAVSGDCHLAEGVLIGTTAAVLQGLRVGRDSTVGAGACVVRDVPDGVVVKGVPAR, encoded by the coding sequence GTGACGATCCCACTGGTGGTCGTCGGCTGTGGCGGCCACGGCCGGGAGGTCCTCACGATCGCCCGCGCGATGGACGTCGACGCGCGCCGGCCGCGCTGGCGACTGCTCGGCTTCGTCGACGACCGCCCCTCGGAGGAGAACCTCAAGCGGGTGCAGCGGCTCGATGTGCCCTTCCTCGGCGGAGTCGCCTGGCTCCGGGACGCGCCGCCGGACACGCACCACGTGATCGGAATCGGCGACCCCCGCATCCGGCGTGCGGTGGCTCGGCGCGTCGAGGACCACGGCACCGCGGCGGCCAGCGTCGTCCACCCGGCGGCCACGATCGGGCCGGACATCGTGCACGGGCCGGGCTTCGTCGCGTTCCCGGGAGCCCGGGTCACCACCAACGTCACTCTCGGTCGGCACGTGCACCTCAACCAGAACGCCACGGTCGGGCACGACAGCACGCTCGCCGACTTCGTGTCCGTCAACCCGCTGGCCGCCGTCTCCGGTGACTGCCACCTGGCCGAGGGCGTCCTGATCGGTACGACCGCCGCCGTGTTGCAGGGCCTGCGGGTCGGACGGGACAGCACGGTCGGTGCGGGCGCCTGCGTGGTCCGGGACGTCCCCGACGGCGTGGTGGTCAAGGGCGTCCCGGCCCGCTGA
- a CDS encoding glycosyltransferase family 4 protein produces the protein MSGPGGDLPTRVVVTTESRFSRTPDGRVWVEAGPDHSVWRRYLVAFDRVRIAARTRDVPEAPAGAARVDGDGVEVWPLPYYVGLGQYVRQRRALARAAASAAGPGDAVILRVPSPVGSLLAVARERARLPYALEVIGDPYDVLAPGVVRHPLRPVLRATSTRRLRQQCRSAAAVAYETERHLQSRYPSLPTVPTAGISSVDLPPAAYVPRARPVRPRLRAATLVSIGSLEQLYKGIDTLIEALALLTGDGPAVRLVHVGVGAYRPQLEQLAARLGVADRVTFTGLLPTVEMVRAQLDAADLFVLPSRTEGLPRALIEAMARALPAVGSTVGGIPELLARGDLVRPDDPAALADRIATFLADPDRLAAASARNLARARRYAAGELDARRAAYYRAVAEATRRRAGQGVPVPVPR, from the coding sequence GTGAGCGGCCCCGGCGGCGACCTGCCGACCCGGGTCGTGGTGACGACCGAGTCGCGGTTCAGCCGTACGCCCGATGGGCGGGTCTGGGTCGAGGCCGGACCGGACCACTCGGTCTGGCGGCGCTACCTGGTCGCGTTCGACCGGGTGCGGATAGCCGCCCGCACGCGTGACGTCCCCGAGGCCCCCGCCGGCGCCGCCCGGGTGGACGGTGACGGTGTCGAGGTCTGGCCGCTGCCGTACTACGTCGGTCTCGGCCAGTACGTGCGGCAGCGCCGGGCGCTGGCCCGGGCGGCGGCGTCGGCGGCCGGCCCCGGTGACGCGGTCATCCTCCGGGTGCCGTCGCCGGTCGGGTCGCTGCTGGCCGTGGCGCGGGAGCGCGCCCGCCTGCCGTACGCCCTCGAGGTGATCGGTGACCCGTACGACGTGCTGGCCCCCGGCGTGGTCCGGCATCCGCTACGGCCGGTGCTGCGGGCCACGTCGACGCGGCGGTTGCGACAGCAGTGCCGCAGCGCCGCAGCGGTGGCGTACGAGACGGAGCGGCACCTGCAGAGCCGCTACCCCTCGCTGCCGACGGTCCCGACGGCCGGCATCTCCAGCGTGGACCTCCCCCCGGCGGCGTACGTCCCCCGGGCGCGGCCGGTCCGCCCGCGCCTACGGGCGGCGACGCTCGTCTCGATCGGCTCGCTGGAGCAGCTCTACAAGGGCATCGACACCCTCATCGAGGCGCTCGCGCTGCTGACCGGCGACGGTCCGGCCGTCCGGCTGGTGCACGTGGGGGTCGGCGCGTACCGTCCGCAGCTCGAACAGCTCGCGGCACGGCTCGGTGTCGCCGACCGGGTCACCTTCACCGGGCTGCTGCCCACCGTCGAGATGGTCCGCGCGCAGCTGGACGCGGCGGATCTGTTCGTGCTGCCGTCGCGGACCGAGGGCCTGCCGCGCGCCCTGATCGAGGCCATGGCCCGCGCCCTGCCGGCGGTCGGATCCACCGTCGGCGGCATCCCGGAGCTGCTCGCCCGGGGCGACCTGGTCCGACCGGACGACCCGGCGGCGCTGGCCGACAGGATCGCCACCTTCCTGGCCGACCCGGACCGGCTGGCCGCGGCGTCCGCCCGCAACCTGGCCCGGGCCCGCCGGTACGCGGCCGGGGAGCTGGACGCACGGCGCGCCGCCTACTACCGCGCGGTCGCCGAGGCGACGCGCCGCCGAGCGGGACAGGGTGTCCCGGTGCCGGTCCCCCGCTGA
- a CDS encoding sugar transferase codes for MNAPERSAPAPARPERGKRVLDVTVAIALLVLTAPVLAVVAALVAVGLGRPVLFRQCRAGRHGLPFELVKFRTMRPMDARRGLVTDAERLTPLGRWLRATSLDELPTLWNVLRGDMSLVGPRPLLPEYLTRYSPTQARRHEVRPGVTGLAQVRGRNSLSWEDKLELDVTYVDTRNLRLDLAILGATVRTVLRREGISANGSATAPEFLGSPR; via the coding sequence GTGAACGCACCCGAGCGCTCCGCACCCGCCCCGGCACGGCCGGAGCGGGGCAAACGGGTCCTCGACGTGACCGTGGCGATCGCCCTGCTGGTCCTGACCGCGCCGGTGCTCGCGGTGGTCGCCGCTCTCGTCGCGGTGGGACTCGGCCGGCCGGTGCTCTTCCGGCAATGTCGTGCGGGGCGGCACGGTCTCCCGTTCGAGCTGGTCAAGTTCCGGACCATGCGTCCCATGGACGCGCGCCGCGGGCTGGTGACCGACGCCGAACGGCTCACGCCACTGGGGCGTTGGCTGCGGGCCACCAGCCTGGACGAGCTGCCCACGCTGTGGAACGTGCTGCGGGGCGACATGAGCCTGGTCGGTCCCCGGCCGCTGCTGCCCGAGTACCTCACCCGGTACTCGCCCACCCAGGCCCGCCGGCACGAGGTCCGCCCCGGTGTCACCGGCCTGGCCCAGGTACGCGGACGCAACAGCCTGAGCTGGGAGGACAAGCTGGAGCTCGACGTGACCTACGTGGACACCCGGAACCTCCGTCTCGACCTGGCGATTCTCGGCGCGACGGTGCGGACCGTCCTGCGCCGCGAGGGCATCTCCGCGAACGGATCGGCGACCGCACCCGAGTTCCTCGGGAGCCCGCGGTGA
- a CDS encoding glycosyltransferase has protein sequence MRRDPSDGAGTGDTKPADLPTPVPSDSRDAPRLLLVSYHFPPAETVGARRPAALARFARDHGWDVRVLTAIAPSPEAGDAGLAEASIVRAEPTPRLPRLNRSAGTGTSATSGAAPAPTTLASVRAVAKGWVWKAGMELLVPDPQVNWIRAAVRGFLRGPDRWRPDVIVASGPPFSGFVVASSLARRFGVPWVADYRDLWSVGNEYWVRSGPRRALDRRLEQRVLRTVTTCVTVSEPLADALRSTFGVDARVVMNGIDRRPAPSPAGGPTIPSAATLTLAHTGYVYPGKRDPGPLLDAIALLGPDAARVHVVFAGDDHGIVRAAAERAGVVDSVTLLGHVSAEKSWRIQVEADVLVLLMWNDPRDAGTYTGKIFDYLLAGRPILLLGYEGGVAAELLRTRGAGVVGNDRESIAARLREWLAVKDRTGRVPAVAASALDGLYREDQLSGFLEILREAAERGVPGSRARAATTSRRH, from the coding sequence ATGAGACGTGACCCCTCGGACGGGGCCGGTACGGGCGACACCAAGCCCGCCGACCTGCCGACGCCCGTGCCGTCCGACAGCCGCGACGCGCCGCGGCTGCTCCTCGTGTCGTACCACTTCCCGCCGGCGGAGACGGTCGGCGCACGCCGGCCGGCAGCCCTCGCCCGGTTCGCCCGCGACCACGGCTGGGACGTCCGCGTCCTCACCGCCATCGCGCCGTCCCCCGAGGCGGGCGACGCCGGCCTGGCGGAGGCGTCGATCGTCCGGGCGGAACCGACGCCGCGGCTGCCCCGGCTGAACCGGTCGGCCGGTACGGGCACGTCGGCGACCAGCGGCGCGGCACCGGCGCCGACGACACTCGCGTCGGTCCGCGCCGTCGCGAAGGGCTGGGTCTGGAAGGCCGGCATGGAACTGCTCGTTCCCGACCCGCAGGTCAACTGGATCAGAGCGGCCGTCCGGGGATTCCTGCGCGGGCCGGACCGGTGGCGTCCGGACGTGATCGTCGCCTCCGGCCCACCGTTCTCCGGGTTCGTCGTGGCGTCGTCCCTGGCCCGGCGGTTCGGCGTTCCCTGGGTGGCCGACTACCGGGATCTCTGGTCGGTCGGCAACGAGTACTGGGTCCGGTCCGGGCCCCGCCGCGCCCTCGACCGGCGGTTGGAGCAGCGGGTGCTGCGGACGGTCACCACCTGCGTGACCGTCTCGGAGCCGCTGGCGGACGCGTTGCGGAGCACCTTCGGCGTCGACGCCCGCGTGGTGATGAACGGGATCGACCGACGTCCGGCCCCGTCGCCGGCCGGGGGCCCCACGATCCCGTCGGCGGCCACGCTGACCCTGGCCCACACCGGCTACGTCTATCCCGGCAAACGCGACCCCGGGCCGCTCCTGGACGCCATCGCGCTGCTCGGCCCGGACGCGGCCCGGGTGCACGTGGTCTTCGCCGGTGACGACCACGGCATCGTCCGGGCGGCTGCCGAGCGGGCCGGCGTCGTCGACTCCGTCACGCTCCTCGGCCACGTCTCCGCCGAGAAGTCCTGGCGTATCCAGGTCGAGGCGGACGTGCTCGTCCTGCTGATGTGGAACGACCCGCGCGACGCCGGCACGTACACCGGCAAGATCTTCGATTATCTCCTCGCCGGCCGCCCGATCCTGCTGCTCGGCTACGAGGGCGGCGTGGCCGCCGAGCTGCTGCGTACCCGCGGCGCCGGGGTGGTCGGCAACGACCGGGAGTCGATCGCGGCTCGGCTGCGCGAGTGGCTCGCCGTGAAGGACCGCACCGGGCGGGTTCCCGCCGTTGCGGCCTCCGCCCTCGACGGCCTCTACCGGGAGGACCAGCTCAGCGGGTTCCTGGAGATCCTCCGGGAGGCCGCGGAGCGGGGCGTGCCCGGCTCGCGGGCACGCGCCGCGACCACCAGCCGTCGCCACTAG
- a CDS encoding nucleoside-diphosphate sugar epimerase/dehydratase: MPLETDTSRRTPAADRRARARRRTAGFLATDTTAWLGGFLAAAWTRYEFHLPPGLLPRAVGIGVAAALVHIAVAAVRRLYSGRHPLGSLQEVQGVAGTAITTSGIMLLALLPSADRPVPASTPLVAGALALLFMLATRFAYRHRRDLAMRPDVRSATPVLLFGMGEAGQGLLRAMLGDPRSRYLPVGALDDDPDKRNLRIGGVRVLGGRQHIAAAVRRTGATTVIFAVANADAALIREIREATLETGAAFKVLPPMRDLVDHRITVTDVRDVRISDLLGRRQVVGDLPLSTSSLTGRRVLVTGAGGSIGSELCRQVMKADPGELMMLDRDESALHGLQMSLDGRALLDGPELILADLRDDEGIRRIIRERRPDVIFHAAALKHLPLLQRHPGEAVKTNVWGTLSVLDACREVERFVNISTDKAANPISVLGYSKRITERLTAHAASRFPGTFLSVRFGNVLSSRGSVVTAFQRQIEAGNPLTVTHPDVTRYLMTVEEAVHLVLQAAEIGRDGEALVLDMGEPVRILDMARQLIEQAASSVPIVYTGLRVGEKLHEDLLGSGETDTRPFHPLVSHVPVPALDPIEITGLDPYDDPEKVIEQLALLCVSPLDPLFDLAQETPLRR, encoded by the coding sequence ATGCCGCTGGAGACGGACACCTCGCGACGCACACCGGCCGCCGATCGTCGTGCCCGGGCCCGACGCCGCACCGCCGGCTTCCTGGCCACGGACACCACCGCCTGGCTCGGTGGCTTCCTCGCGGCGGCGTGGACGCGCTACGAGTTCCACCTGCCACCGGGGCTGTTGCCCAGGGCCGTCGGCATCGGCGTCGCCGCCGCGCTGGTGCACATCGCCGTCGCGGCGGTCCGCCGGCTCTACTCCGGACGACACCCGCTGGGCAGCCTCCAGGAGGTGCAGGGTGTCGCCGGAACGGCGATCACGACCTCGGGAATCATGCTGCTCGCGCTGCTCCCGTCGGCGGACCGGCCGGTCCCGGCGAGCACGCCGCTGGTCGCCGGCGCGTTGGCCCTGCTGTTCATGCTCGCCACACGGTTCGCGTACCGGCACCGTCGCGACCTCGCCATGCGGCCGGACGTACGCTCCGCGACACCGGTGCTGCTGTTCGGGATGGGGGAAGCGGGACAGGGCCTGCTCCGGGCGATGCTCGGTGACCCGCGCAGCCGGTACCTCCCCGTCGGCGCCCTCGACGACGACCCGGACAAGCGAAACCTCCGTATCGGTGGCGTACGCGTCCTCGGTGGGCGGCAGCACATCGCCGCCGCCGTCCGCCGCACCGGCGCGACGACGGTCATCTTCGCGGTGGCCAACGCCGACGCCGCCCTGATCCGTGAGATCCGCGAGGCGACGCTGGAGACCGGGGCCGCGTTCAAGGTGCTGCCGCCCATGCGGGACCTGGTGGACCACCGGATCACCGTCACGGACGTGCGGGACGTCCGCATCAGCGATCTGCTCGGCCGCCGTCAGGTCGTCGGTGACCTGCCGCTGAGCACCAGCAGCCTCACCGGCCGACGGGTCCTCGTCACCGGTGCCGGCGGCTCGATCGGCTCGGAGCTCTGCCGGCAGGTGATGAAGGCCGATCCGGGTGAGCTGATGATGCTGGACCGCGACGAGTCCGCCCTGCACGGACTCCAGATGTCCCTCGACGGCCGGGCGCTGCTGGACGGGCCCGAACTCATCCTCGCCGACCTACGCGACGACGAGGGGATCCGGCGCATTATCCGGGAACGCCGGCCGGACGTCATCTTCCACGCGGCGGCGCTCAAGCACCTCCCCCTGCTCCAGCGGCACCCCGGTGAAGCGGTCAAGACGAACGTCTGGGGCACCCTGTCGGTGCTGGACGCCTGCCGTGAGGTGGAACGGTTCGTCAACATCTCCACCGACAAGGCCGCCAACCCGATCAGCGTGCTCGGCTACTCGAAGCGCATCACCGAGCGACTCACCGCGCACGCCGCCTCCCGGTTCCCCGGCACGTTCCTCAGCGTCCGGTTCGGCAACGTGCTCAGCAGCCGCGGCTCGGTGGTCACCGCGTTCCAGCGGCAGATCGAGGCCGGCAATCCCCTCACGGTCACCCACCCTGACGTGACCCGCTACCTGATGACCGTCGAGGAGGCGGTGCACCTGGTGCTCCAGGCCGCCGAGATCGGGCGCGACGGCGAGGCGCTCGTGCTGGACATGGGTGAACCGGTCCGGATCCTCGACATGGCCCGGCAGCTGATCGAGCAGGCCGCCAGCTCGGTGCCGATCGTCTACACCGGGCTCCGCGTGGGCGAGAAGCTGCACGAGGACCTGCTGGGCAGCGGGGAGACCGACACGCGACCGTTCCACCCGCTCGTCTCCCATGTCCCGGTTCCGGCGCTGGACCCGATCGAGATCACCGGGCTGGACCCGTACGACGACCCGGAGAAGGTCATCGAGCAGCTCGCCCTGCTCTGCGTCTCGCCGCTCGACCCGCTTTTCGACCTCGCGCAGGAGACACCGCTGCGCCGCTGA